The sequence GAATGGAAGGGTCAGACGGGGAAGACGGTCCAAGAGACGCATGGGCTCATGAGCACCAGCGAATGGACGGGCGTGCTGCTCGCGACGGTGTTGGCTGAAGCCGGCATCAAACAGGAGGCTGCCTGGGTGCTGGCCGAGGGCAGCGATGCCGCCGCCATGACGCGCAGCCTGCCGCTGGCTGAAGTGTTGAAAGATGCGCTGCTCTGTTATGCCCAGAATGGCGAAGCGTTGAGGCCGGAACAGGGCTACCCACTCCGCCTGGTGATTCCCGGCTGGGAAGGCAACACCTGTATCAAATGGCTCAGGCGGCTTAAGCTCGGCACGGCACCCTTCATGACCCGCGAGGAAACGTCTCGCTATACCGATCTGATGCCGGACGGCACCGCCCGGCAATTTACCTTCGTCATGGAAGCCAAGTCGGTGATTACGACGCCGTCAGGAGGCCAGCAGATCGAGCCGGGCTTCATCGAGATTCGTGGTCTCGCCTGGAGCGGGCGCGGTTTGGTGAAAACGGTCGAAGTGAGCATCGACGGCGGGCGGACATGGCGACCGGCACACATACAAGGACCAGTGCTTCCACAGTGCCACACACGCTTCCGGTTCGGATGGCAATGGAACGGAGGGGAAACGATCCTGCAAAGCCGTTGCATCGATGACAGCGGCTATGTCCAGCCAGCGAGGGTCGCGCTCGTCGCAGCCCGAGGAATTCATTCTTCATACCATTACAATGCGATTCAGAGTTGGAAGGTGGCCGCAGATGGGAAGGTGACGAATGTCCAGGTGTAAGGCAGCCACTCTCGTGCTGTCAGCCGGGGGATTAGTTGTCCTTCTCGGTGGAGTCGGGATCGCAGAAGAGCCGCTGCGATACGGCTTTGGCCGGTCGGCAACCGCAGCGGAGAGCGCAGCCTGGAACATCGACATCGATCCAACCGGAGCAGGATTGCCGACTGGTCGAGGGACCGTGCAGCAAGGGGCAGCCATCTACGC comes from Nitrospira sp. and encodes:
- the soxC gene encoding sulfite dehydrogenase — its product is MRSPDQEKPISSEQEAPEQKHVDRRAWLASAVSAMGVTAAGLIAPSLLPAAEQNDTDPTRVPGRIPSPYGTRALGETAQRLTTATHSLTPHQSLHGIITPSALHFERHHNGVPAIDTDRHRLLIHGLVERPLVFSMADLTRFPSVTRMLFIECSGNSGKEWKGQTGKTVQETHGLMSTSEWTGVLLATVLAEAGIKQEAAWVLAEGSDAAAMTRSLPLAEVLKDALLCYAQNGEALRPEQGYPLRLVIPGWEGNTCIKWLRRLKLGTAPFMTREETSRYTDLMPDGTARQFTFVMEAKSVITTPSGGQQIEPGFIEIRGLAWSGRGLVKTVEVSIDGGRTWRPAHIQGPVLPQCHTRFRFGWQWNGGETILQSRCIDDSGYVQPARVALVAARGIHSSYHYNAIQSWKVAADGKVTNVQV